The genomic stretch tttaataattccaCTTTAAATgcggacaaaaataaaaaaagtatctaTCCAAACCATGATTACCACACACTAGACTGCATGAATTTCATCTACCATAGTCAGCTTTTCCTTTAGGACAGTGAACCGAGTATGAATCACATCATACAGTACTTCTCTAATGTTCGAGTCATTCAAACTTAGCAACAAtataattatgttgtttaaactcaatttcagcatcaaaTTGACTTAATTGCCCGAAGCACAACTGCCTGGATCACGTCTGTGgtattaaaatgatctgaaattCATTCGACTCACACATTGACAGTCGTAATTACTCGGCGGAGTTGCTCAACAGTTACCAGCCGGGCTTTCAGTACCTTGAGGCAGTTGGGATGAACAATCTCGTTGCAGATGGAGCACTCCATTAACATAAAGTTGAATTTGTCCTCATCGTCTTGAAGTGTGTCCTCCTTCCCTGCCTCTTTGCAAACAACACACACTGCGGTGTGAGGCAGGACGGGCTgtagagaaaacaaaagaaagcgCTGCTATGATATGTCATCATCCTTTTGCAACAGTATCATGAGTTGTATTTATTGTGAGATGCgtcaaatcttttttctttaaatgctgACATACCGCGATACACTGCCTCATGATGCACGACTGCTTCATGCGTCCCGGTCCACCAAACTTCTTCATGTCCTTGCAGAAGTGACACTCTCCGCATTCGGTCCGCAGGCAAGCCTCACACTTGCGGCAGCGCGTCCGCCTCCGCCTGGCTCCGGACGTGCTGCGGTTGGACGGCAGCTTAACGGTCGACGTCGTCCCCATCTTGGGTTTGGGCCGGTTAGCCGCCCGCTGCTGAAAACAAATCGTTCAGGTTTAACTGTAGTGAAATGTGATGAATGGTAAGAAAATTAAACCTATTGGACGTGCTGATCGGTTCAGTTTTAAttgtgtaaaatatattaattaaatcATGCAAAATTTGTATGCAATACAGTATAAAGTCTGAAGGACTCATGTTTCAAAGACATTATTTTCgatcaaaaactttattgttcagtaggcttaatcgactattaaaatagtcaacgactaatttaatagtcgattagtcgttccTTTATATCATATAGTGTCAGAGTGTAGAGTAAAGTTGAACACAGCTGTGActgttcagcaccaaaaaatgtactttttttatatttaagtcaGTGAGACCAATATGTTATCTTCTGTGAAGAATagttctttgtttcagatgctgacctcatttgatttaatcttgttttaacgCCAGAACcaaatgaaggacagaggctgcatgattcattaaaggtttaatcaactatcatcttaattgtctttattttgaattagtttaaagcaaatgatggttaagatgtgtgctttacacccactttgtgcatgacccgattagttgactaattggaaaaaataatcagtgagtagtcgactactaaaataatcatttgtggcagccctatcgTTCAGTCATAGATGATTGAAAAAACAATGGAATTTATGTCTGCATTTTCAGTCACAAGAGCCAATCACATCCAcatagagtaaaaaaataaataaatcccttCACTGAAATGCTGCAGTCACACACATGGTAACAGCTGGTGATTCCGCTTTGATCTATCAGGAAATCACTAAGCAGAATTATGAAATGGTTATAAATAATCAAATCTGTGTGTGCTgcatttttctgcttcttccCAGCGGCCACAACAGGACTACAAAAGACTCTGAAGAAAAAGACTAATCATAGACCATGACAGTCATCTTACTCTAGCAAGAAGGGTTACCTTGGCAACACATTTGCCTTCCTAGTGGCAAATGTTTGAATATGGGCCTGTGAGAGAGATGGATAAAAATAGGCTCATAAGAGGcagttattgttttatttgaggcTGTGAACATTTTCCAGCTGTCATTTCTGCTTATTATGGGTAACAGAGACGCATCCCACGTGAAATGGATAAATGTCGTGGCTCACTTGATGATTGTTGAGCATGTCTTTCAAACAACAAGCCCGATTTTTCTCCACTCCAACAAATACATTTCCCTCACTGTGGGCAGGTATAACAAGTACATTTCAATAGAAAGGGAACAGGTTTTTCCAGGCTTTCCACATTCTCAACAACTGATGTTTAAATTTGGAGCAAGAGAAGGGACAAAGTAGAAATGTACCTCAATCCTTTCtaagaaaatcatcaaaattaATGATGCACAGCATCGTCCTTCTTTAACAGTTCACCATAAATCTTGAGAAGGAGtttaaaattctacattttagagatttttttttttttaagtgtgaggTGGGTTTTCTTCATGCAAACACTTCCAGGAAAGAAACGTGAGAAGCTATTACAAACAGACATAATGTCAATAACAGTTTGTCCAATAGCATGGTGCGTTCTGCAAAATGTTTAGATCATAGGCTGGACTACTTTCTAACAGAGCGAGAAGAGAACGTTGCAAGGTGTTGACAAAACGctgcatttttaatttcctcCTCAGAAATGTCTGACTAAATTGTAAACGGCTGATCATTCTCTCTGTTGTCCTGCAGTGACTTGTTTAGCATGCACATATCATCTGctaacaaatttaaattaatggATCTGAAAGTGTCCACTTTGcagtttttgtagaaaaaaataacaatcttAGCATCTGGTTGCAAATGTGTCCAATGTCCACTTTCATAAATGAGATACACAAAAGTTAGTGACACACTATAACACTAGATGTCCACTGCTTAGTAGAtgcatttctaaaaaaacaaactaaagcagATATGCAGAGCTCTGACCCATAAGCAGTATCCGTTATCAGCTGACTTGTCCttacagtaactctagaacaaTACGTCAGGAATTTAGGATTGTTGCCAATGactataaacaaacaaaaaaaaaaagaaaagaaagaaaagtcctCCACAGTGAGCACAGCCTCACACTGGACATAAGTGGGAGAAAGTCACAAGGCTTATTAGTTACAGGATTTCTTCGAAAGGCATTTCTGACCATGTGTCTCAAGTGACGATTTCAAACTTTCAATTGGTGATTAAGTGTCAGTGGGTGTTGTGGATAGAGATTATGTAAGCACAGCGAAGTGACTTAcaaatcacatatttttatggCCAATTGTCAAGCCAAGTTTCACTTGTGCAATGCACTAAACTAGGTGTGATTCATGGCTGCACTTAATCCCACAAATGTTCACCTCTATGCTGGCATTAACACTTTCTCCAGGGCTGCCTTAACTGCTTAACCAGGTCCATGGTCAGTGTTTGGAGGAGACCTCTGCTCCTCAGTTCTGGAACCACTGGATCAACAAGCAACAGAAGTAAGAGCTACTTCATTGTTCCCTCTCCCCATCCCCCTCCTAGGTCCCTGCCCCAACAACGTTTTGCCTAAAGCCTTCTTAAAGGCGCAGAGTGGTGGGACAAGTTttggaagtgtgtgtgtgtgtgccaagaaacaaatcaaaaataaaaatcataaaacggACGTTTCCATTGCGTGAAATAAGAACTTCTAACAGTACAACGCAGAGCAGTCAAACTGCTGAGGGATAGAGGCTTCTGGCCACAGCAGGAATTTTGAAACATGATTGGATGAAGCTGCTGAGTAGTAGAGATGGACAGTACAAAATGGGTCAGTTCTGGATAACATGAtaagaggggaaaaaattaaataaaatgtacactGTCATTTTGACTCTCGGTAAATATacaattaaataatatttacaaGCGCTGTTTAAGTCCCCTAATTAGTCGAGAAAAGACGTTTAAAAAAGACGATGTACTCCTTTCAACCTGACTCACATAAACACAAGAAGAGCGGGTGTAACGTCAACCTGAAGTAACCGCTGAAAAACGCTTTCCTTTTGTCTCGGTGTCCCCGGTACAGCTCACAGTACGGTACAATGTTGTTCaaataaagtgtaaaaacatttacctGCTCGGACTCCGACTCGTATTCCTCATCCTCTCCACTCATTGACAAGGCCATGACTCTCCTCTCTCATCGCTTGTGAACAGCAAACGAAACTAACATGGCTGAACAAACCACCAGATCAGCCCGTTCCCCCTCCTTCACGTCATTACGAGCGTGCTGCCTTCACGTGCCATGGGAAAGAGCGGTGCCGTGTTATCTAATCAACCTCTGCTTTTCACTTTGTTGGAAACAGGCAGCTGTGAACCCTAATTTGAATACAGGAATTGTATTAGTGATTTTATGTATACATACAACCCAAAAAACTAACGGATTACGTCTTATACTAGGTAAAATCGTTTAGTTAAGACAATAAGACAAGGCTTGCAACTGCTGTTTGAGTATGCCACGTGAATGCAGCATCACTGTTGCAGGAAGTGAAGATAGGCAGGTAAGACAAGACAGTTCACTCAGACACGTCGAGTCAGTGTGCCATTTttcttatcttctttttttaagggagTGGTTGTGGTTATGTTATGAgggacatttttatgttgtattACTTAGAATTCATCGTACAAACTGTCCACTAAATTTAGAACTAAATTTTAAGATATTATACAGATcttttgtaaacattgtttttatatatatatatatatctatcaTCATCCATTGTATGAcaacattattattatatatagcTTTGACctaatgtaaatacattttaaaggcaTATATAGTGACACTGgctatttttactttattttttttccctgctctTATAACCACGTTGCTAATTTGGgggataaaaaaacataacattttgcAGGCATTCATACTGAAAACTATCATAAATTATGTGCAAATGTGGTCAGTTCCACCACAAATAAAATCCAGCACTGATATTTTCAGACAATAAACATGAGAATCAATCTGTACGctttcatttaaactttttccatacaattacaatttatttattttttaatataatattttcatGTGTTCCTTGATTTCATTGCCTTCTTTTCAGAAAAGAACAATGGTGACATTTTTAACAGTCGTGTTTTGGTTTTGCATGCTGAATGAGAAGTTGCATCAGCTGCCTGCAGGATTCTTCTTTAACTGTCACCActctttaaaaactcaaattatacTGAAAAGAACCTTGTCAGCACTATACACGAAAtactttcactttttattgtttcaggtTTGCATGCTTGAGCTGCTAGAAGCCTATAATTTGTTTAAACACGGTGAAACCCACTTTTATTATTAGATGTGTGGAGTAAATGTAATACATTATACTATAATGGGATAGTATGAAAATCTATTTGAAATACAAAGtaaatcaaatgtaattttacattgtattttttattaaaatgtctgaattaaaaaagagaaacttttacttttgtaaatgtAGAATTGGCGGCGCACAGAGGAAAGGGGCGAGCCCAGCGGCAGCAAGGGATTGTGGGTATCTTGAGTTTCCTTACTGTCAGCTGTTGCGCCAAAGTTTTGACATAACTTCCTAACTTACTCCGACCAGGTTAATATAGtattatttctataaaaaaaaaaaagaacaccgtttttttttttactttatcgCTGGCGTTTACTCCGTCCTAACTGCTAAGAacaaaactatttcagaaaacTAGTTTTCAGACTTTTACTAAAAAACTTTCGCTATGAGTAGCGAGCACTCTCTGCAGGCTCTGTCTTGGAGAAAATTGTATCTAAGTCGAGCCAAATTAAAAGCCACCAGTCGAACTTCAGCGCTCCTGTCGGGTTTCGCAATGGTAAGTTTGTTTGCCTTCGAGATTTGCGCGGTTCACGAGTGGATTTGTGTGTCGAGAGTTTCTCAAGAGCGGCGGAGTTCACGCCTTTATTTAGGCCCCGTTACTGTTCAGTGTGCGGGCACAGCATCCGTTCATTCAGGACACAGTACAGTAACCTATGTACATGAACGTCCATAATAACAAATATTGTTTGAGAATTTCTctgattcaaactttttataagtttttttgtagcaaaaaaaaaaaaaaaaatacctgtattgaacaaacagctgaaaaaacagcatttaaaggTACagcttaaattttatttatatgataTTCCTTTATCAAAAAAGTAGTgcacttaaaatgtattttattaagtatacttgagtGTAAGTAAAGcaagtatagtatagtatacgtacctgaaatattaattGAACACTTCTTCAGACTACATTGGAACAATTTACAATGCATAGATGGTATTTAATAAGTAAACTTTTAGAATAAGTACAATAGACTGCTTTATTTTagcccttgtgctctcttatggggtccagatgaccccacccttatattgatgtgtgatccctcccatgacaaaggtggacaggattttatgtttttttatattaatactATGACTATTCATTATGAAAGCTTAATAGGTGGATCGGAAATATCTATAAGCTTCAACACCTTTAATTTAAACCCAGAGTCTTCACACTAAAAGAGCTATTTCTAGTTTCTTACTGACTAAAACCCCGTGAGAGCCGGAAAGTCTCATCTcactttagactttttaaaatttttgtggccattaagccttttttattctaaaattttgcgtctacatttttacaataatagAATTATAAGAGTgttatattttataacatttttaatttatttttactttagtcagcagcaagttcctttcaaaataaaatgcatcctgtGTCAAATAACTAACTAACCtattattttcaaagcatttttctttataaagccTAACAGCCACAActgagggataaaagagccacacataacttcaaaacataaattagaCACCTGatttaagcaaaagaaaaaaaaaaatgatgaaaaattgatttatattttcaatatttgaatTACAGGTTTTTGGAGAtcacaattttttgtttttgttgatacGGAGCCCTTTAATAATACACCATCTTTATCTTTTACCCAAACagttaaaccttttttctcttGCATTGCCTAAAAACTAGTGTTCACTTTGAAATTTGTTCTTCCTTCAGCAACAACCAACTTTATAAGGTCTTTACaacttcataaataaaacatgattgaTTTGATACTTCTCTTATCCGCAACcctcattttttacattattgaaGTAAGCGTATAGGAGCCGATTTTAATGCTTTGTCTTGGTGTCACAAATGGATAATCTCCATGAGTAGCCtcaaaagcaaaagcaaataaattCCTTTCAAACTGTCTTCTAGTCTTGAGAAggaaaatccagtttttcttGCATCAACAGGTTAATCTggaacatttaatgaacacaaagGGCTAAATCAATAGGGGAAGTGACAAAAGAAAGATAGCAGCTTTAAAAGTAGGTTATCTGTGtaaacatttgtattaaaattgcttttccTGACTTCAACCATCCATTATGCAACCATCCATTTGTATGCATTTTCAAGTCACAGCAAATTGTCTTTGTTAATGTTTTCTAGGTTGCCATGGTGGAAGTACAGTTAGAGCCGGACCACGACTACCCTCCGGGGCTTCTGATAGCCTTCAGCGCTTGTACCACGGTGTTGGTTGCAGTGCATCTCTTTGCCCTCATGATCAGCACCTGCATCCTCCCGAATCTGGAGGCGGTCAGCAACGTGCACAACCTCAACTCGGTCAACGAGTCTCCACATGAGCGTATGCACCGCCACATTGAACTAGCCTGGGCTTTTTCCACCGTAATTGGCACGTTCCTCTTCCTGACGGAGGTGATGCTCCTCTGCTGGGTGAAGTTTTTGCCGCTCAAGGACAACAAGGAGACAAATAATGGCACCATCACCTCCGGCGAGGCGGCGGCCATCGCTTCCACCTGCATCATGGTGCCATTTGGCTTGGTCTTTATTGTTTTCGCCGCCCACTTCTACCGCACGCTCGTCAGCCATAAAACTGACAGGCAGATCCGAGAGCTGGAGCAGGTCATCAACCTGCACAACCAATTGGACCACACAACTGAGAACGAGGAGCTCAAGCCCATCCATTTCCCCTGATTTGAGAGGCTGAGTGTGGAAAAACAGGGACACTCAGCAGGTATCTTCCATGACAAATCCGTTCTTGTTTGTCAGATTTGCACAGATGGTTTTTCAGTTCAGGTGCGTTCTACATGCTGCATGTTCATCAGACTGGTCTTATCTGTTGAAgtggaaaaataatttctttgtaGCTTttgttgtaattattttaaaataatttgccCCAAATGCtcaaatgttcttaaaaagCAGCACTTAAAGTTACTTCACCTTTTTTGAGGTAATGAAATACATAAACCAAATACAGTTACTTTGCACAAagaaattggttttatttgtaAACTCTAAACAGGATCTAAAACTCATACTATGATCAGTTCAGTCCAATGATAAACTATTTATggtaaacattttcaaaaggcCATATCTTTGAATGTTAGTTTTTagtaaagcttttatttcatcctaattttaatgaatgttttgtCACAGCTTTTTCTCTGCTGAAGCTTTATTGTATCTCTCTTTTGTGTCacataaatgtagttttaaagcaAATACAATTCTCAAATATCAGCTGAGATCTTGTTCAAATATTGCCCAATAGCCTCagttatcttttgatctatttttaaagtgttcccagtggtctttaaatatgattatggtGTAAAATGATGAAACCTGTGTCGCTTTCTAGGtcagttcctgcagagcggcaggatttaattcaaaatttgcATCTGTGGGTGTGGAAGTAATcctgccctgacttcccatcatcactttgtttacactctctccaacTCAGtttacaaccccaagctaacgttagcggagcaacaaaatggcgagtaatatcggagctatccagccgttcagttttgagttagtttccagctcggatgaggaaaatgaagatgtacatggatctatttgtctacaagtggatgcatcataatggagtgaagcagggagactgtggcccgttgattgtagtttgtatgtagcaactacaaatttttcaaacagcattttttttatctgctcctgatccaatttgaaatactcagaaacacagttttaattttctttatgtcctctattatgagaaaaatgctacaataacagattaaaaacaccatattcattggagtgggtctttaaagtcacatttaCAAAGCTTTTTCATAATGTACTTTGGTGCTGTTCATTGTTACAGTAGGTTATCTGGCATAATTATGgatttacattttactttttttaacttactttCTAAAGTGCACCAAAATTGTTACAATAAGTGTGAGACTACAGACTTGAAAGGCCTGTATTTTTAATAGCTTCAGTCAATAATGCATCATTTTTTCCAAAGAAGGAAacaaatttgttaaataaatgtttagcaGTTATGTGTGTTTAATGGTTATTATTcctttttacagaaaacaattgttttgttttatcctgCAATAACTTTCCAGTTAAAAAGATCACCAGGAGCTCACCAAATCTTGCatgttttaagcattttacCAGTTCTTAAAGTATGACAGAATCAAAGGGGATGTTTAGAAATTTGGCATATTGCAATATCTATTGGCAACTACTTTGCACCCAGTTTTAAGTTACAAGTTTGAGCATGTTTTCACATTGGCTTGTTTTCTGAGTTTTGAGcataaatgtctattttttatacCTTTTGGCTCATCAATGAATGGTTCTACTTGGTTGTTAtcattgtctttgttttctttagtgcaAAAGTGTGACTGTTAAATGTGAGCACAATATTCATGCTGTTTCACCTGATAAAGAAGttgatttacaaatatttaggtACCTGATGCTACTGTGAATCAATTATTATAGCTTTACTTCTGTCTGTAATATGTATCAcgcaaaaagcatttattttaatttgaaataagaCAATCATTTTCCAGACCTGAATAATAATATTTTCTCATGAAATAATTAGTGTAAAAATGGTCAACTGTACAAACtgtatattaaaataatatgcTGGCAGCATTTTGTTctcaaaaagctttttataaAACCGAAAACATGATTGAAGATGTGCTGTTTTTAGTGGATTTGtgattatatttattaaatcgAGTGTATTTGATGGATTGTTTTCGAGTTTGAgttgactttttattaaatgttttgatcttGGCATCTCTGGTTCTTGACTCAACAGGaaatttctgttttcagtttgagGTTTGAGActctttttgtgtgtctgcattGAGCgaagtgcaaaaaaaacaaaaaaaaaactcaagcagTGGCAATACAAAGAAAACCACACAGGAAATGCCTGGAtatgtttcatgtttgtgtgaaacATAAACTGTTAGTCATGTGCATAAACTACAGCTAGGCATCCAACTTCCCTCTGACTTTGACTCTCCCTGCTCTCTTGCCAGCAgtggtttttactttttaccacTAAATTAAGCTGCGTTTTAATAGAATGAACAAAGATTCTTGTTTGGGATTTCTTTTACAGATTAGCATTACTGAAGTTGAGAAGAGATAACTGCAACACCGTATATATACAGTATCAAATTTGTTCTGCAATCAGTACTTCAAGAAATgtgaaggtgggatacaccctgCAGGTCACTAGTGTGTCGCAGGGCTCAATCATTTTGGAGACAGAGGGATGCttgagcctatcccagctactgttgggtgaaggccagtccatcacagagacacacaaccacacacactctTAACACCTTTTGACAATTTAAGATGAATCACTTAACCAGGAAAACAGGTTTTTAGACTATAGGAGGAAgttggagaaaacccacatgaATGTTGTGAGGATGTGACAGTTTCCACATGAATATGTGTGGTAGATCTCACAACAGCTAAAGTTTTAACAGCTGTagaattgtaaaaataatatgtCATCCCCTAAattcaacacaaacacattaaaaactattACTATTAATATTAGGAACACAATCAAATGtcatacattgttttttattcacagtTTCCCAATGGTTTAACCTAAAAGTGGCCCAATTTAGCTGATGTCACTATATTTAGACAAAATGTaaattccacacagaaaggccccAGCTGGGAATTGAACCAGGGCCTTTAAACTGTGAGGTGACACCACCTCATAGAACTGAAGAAAtatacaatatttatgtttttgtattgtGTGTTTATAACAACATAACTGAAGATAATTGCAATAATATAAAGGACAACAATA from Oryzias melastigma strain HK-1 linkage group LG9, ASM292280v2, whole genome shotgun sequence encodes the following:
- the LOC112148274 gene encoding calcium release-activated calcium channel protein 1 isoform X1, translated to MPRECSITVAGSEDRQVAMVEVQLEPDHDYPPGLLIAFSACTTVLVAVHLFALMISTCILPNLEAVSNVHNLNSVNESPHERMHRHIELAWAFSTVIGTFLFLTEVMLLCWVKFLPLKDNKETNNGTITSGEAAAIASTCIMVPFGLVFIVFAAHFYRTLVSHKTDRQIRELEQVINLHNQLDHTTENEELKPIHFP
- the LOC112148274 gene encoding calcium release-activated calcium channel protein 1 isoform X2, which produces MSSEHSLQALSWRKLYLSRAKLKATSRTSALLSGFAMVAMVEVQLEPDHDYPPGLLIAFSACTTVLVAVHLFALMISTCILPNLEAVSNVHNLNSVNESPHERMHRHIELAWAFSTVIGTFLFLTEVMLLCWVKFLPLKDNKETNNGTITSGEAAAIASTCIMVPFGLVFIVFAAHFYRTLVSHKTDRQIRELEQVINLHNQLDHTTENEELKPIHFP